From Pangasianodon hypophthalmus isolate fPanHyp1 chromosome 10, fPanHyp1.pri, whole genome shotgun sequence:
AAGGATTGCCCACAAAGACCAGGTCTACCAGTGATGAAAGCTCTGCCAGTTTCGCAAACTCCGCTGACGTGGCACACAATCAGAAAACAGCTGAACAGTCATTTCTTCGTTTCCAAAAAGCAACTACGCTGTTCCAAAtgttcttggaaatgtaatttatgCACTGGAGGACATGCTCACCCCACTCTTTGACCAAGTTGTTGGACATGTACAGGACACGGAGCTTCTTCATCACATGGATTCCCTTCAGCTTGTCTATGAGATTGTAGGAGATCCACAGTTCCTCCAATGTGTCTGCTATGGCCTCCTACAGGACACAACAGCACAGAGGTATACTTATccttaaacacatacacacacacacacacacaatggtgtCACAGCAGTACAGCAGTTAGCGCtgcctcccacctcccaaaaaacatgatGATAGGTgcattggctatgctaaattgcccctaaaggtgattgtgtgtgtgcaaggtgcTCTGTGAAGCACGGATGGGTAAATTTCCACTCGTCCACGTGTTCCCAGTACAGGCTCCGAATCCACAGTGGCCCTGACCAGAACAAAGTGagataaatggatgaatggacGCATTATTGAATTATTGTACATTAGCCTAGAGGTGTGTAGGACTGCTTTTTCACTCCCACTCTCACCATCCCCTGAATAAAAATAGCACCTCTCATGTTAATGAGCATGGCCATTCTTCATGGCCGAGCTTCATTTCAGTCCCGTTGTACACATCTACCTTAGCCTTTTAACTTGGGGAATATATTATTCTCAAAAACGTGACTGGGTGCCACTTCTGTTCACTCATtagcattaaattaaatcagaaatATAATGCCCACTTACTAGTCCATTAAGGTTCTTGATGTTGTTACGACCCAAGGATAATATCTTGAGGTTCTCTAGAACAAGCAGCAAATTGAGTCTTAATTTCAGACGATAAATATTGTCTTGTTACATTTAGAAAAGATTGATGTTTTGTATTTCACAAGTCAGACACATTTatatgaattcaattcaattttatttggatagcacttttaacaatagatatagtcacaaagcagcttcacagaaatgcGGATATAGATTTCGATTTACACATATGCCCATGCAGTGTATATACTTACTTAATCCATTTAGGTTGGCAATTTTTTCAATACAGTTAGTTGACAATGACAGTTTCCTGGACaacaaacatgacagcaaaCATGACAAAAGTTATGCAAACAACCCATTA
This genomic window contains:
- the dnal1 gene encoding dynein axonemal light chain 1, whose translation is MAKSTTIKEALAKWEEKSGEKAGDAKEVKLYGQIPPIEKMDASLSTLTNCEKLSLSTNCIEKIANLNGLKNLKILSLGRNNIKNLNGLEAIADTLEELWISYNLIDKLKGIHVMKKLRVLYMSNNLVKEWAEFAKLAELSSLVDLVFVGNPLEEKYSAEGTWIDEATKRVPNLKKLDGIPVIKQEEEEKEAES